Proteins found in one Oryza glaberrima chromosome 4, OglaRS2, whole genome shotgun sequence genomic segment:
- the LOC127771277 gene encoding probable acetolactate synthase 2, chloroplastic: protein MATTPASLAAAAAAATAAPEPRGIRPPRAPVHRLRLRHHATRVGCSTVSVSTRPATTTTTTTTRSQPPPPQPPQAAEPLQRRWGPTERRKGADILVEALERCGVRDVFAYPGGASMEIHQALTRSPAIRNHLLRHEQGEAFAASGYARSSGRPGVCVATSGPGATNLVSALADAHLDSVPLVAITGQVPRRMIGTDAFQETPIVELTRSITKHNYLILDVDDIPRVINEAFFLATTGRPGPVLVDIPKDIQQQMAVPSWDAPMRLPGYISRLPKPPAANLLDEVIRLVGDAERPVLYVGGGCSASGDELRRFVELTGIPVTTTLMGIGNFPSDDPLSLRMLGMHGTVYANYAVDNADLLLALGVRFDDRVTGKVEAFASRAKIVHVDIDPSELGKNKQPHVSICADVKLALQGMNATLEQQQRKNLDFSAWRSELEKKKAEFPLGYRTFGEEIPPQYAIQVLDEVTNGEAIVATGVGQHQMWATQHYTFRRPRQWLSSAGLGAMGFGLPAAAGAAVANPGATVVDIDGDGSLLMNIQELAMVRVENLPVKVMVLNNQHLGMVVQWEDRFYDANRAHTYLGNPAANGGGEVYPDFVAIAGGFGIPAARVTRKGEVRAAVEEMMAAPGPYLLDVVVPHQEHVLPMIPSNGAFKDIIVDGGGRRT from the coding sequence atggccacgacacccgcctccctcgccgccgccgccgccgctgctacaGCCGCGCCCGAACCGCGCGGCATccggccgcctcgcgcccccgtccaccgtctccgcctccgccaccacgcGACGCGCGTGGGGTGCTCGACGGTGTCGGTGTCGACCCGCCCTGCCACGACCACGACCACGACCACCACGCgctcccagccgccgccgccacagccgcctCAGGCCGCCGAGCCGCTACAACGGAGGTGGGGGCCGACGGAGCGGCGGAAGGGCGCGGACATCCTCGTGGAGGCGCTGGAGCGGTGCGGCGTCCGCGACGTGTTCGCGTACCCGGGCGGCGCGTCGATGGAGATCCACCAGGCGCTGACGCGGTCGCCGGCCATCCGCAACCACCTGCTCCGCCACGAGCAGGGGGAGGCCTTCGCGGCGTCCGGGTACGCGCGCTCGTCGGGGCGGCCCGGCGTCTGCGTCGCCACCTCCGGCCCGGGCGCCACCAACCTCGTGTCCGCGCTCGCCGACGCCCACCTCGACTCCGTCCCGCTCGTCGCCATCACGGGGCAGGTCCCGCGCCGCATGATCGGCACCGACGCGTTCCAGGAGACGCCCATCGTCGAGCTCACCCGCTCCATCACCAAGCACAACTACCTAATCCtcgacgtcgacgacatccCCCGCGTCATCAACGAGGCCTTCTTCCTCGCCACCACGGGTCGCCCCGGCCCGGTGCTCGTCGACATCCCCAAGGACATCCAGCAGCAGATGGCCGTGCCGTCCTGGGACGCGCCGATGCGCCTCCCGGGGTACATCTCCCGGCTGCcgaagccgccggccgccaacCTGCTCGACGAAGTCAtccgcctcgtcggcgacgccgaGAGACCCGTCCTCTACGTCGGCGGCGGGTGCTCCGCGTCGGGCGACGAGCTGCGGCGCTTCGTGGAGCTGACGGGCATCCCGGTGACGACCACCCTCATGGGCATCGGGAACTTCCCCAGCGACGACCCGCTCTCGCTGCGTATGCTCGGGATGCATGGCACTGTGTACGCCAACTACGCCGTCGACaacgccgacctcctcctcgcgctcggCGTGCGCTTCGACGACCGCGTCACCGGCAAAGTCGAGGCCTTCGCGAGCAGGGCCAAGATCGTGCACGTCGACATCGACCCGTCGGAGCTCGGGAAGAACAAGCAGCCGCACGTCTCCATCTGCGCCGACGTCAAGCTCGCCCTGCAGGGCATGAACGCCACGCTGGAACAACAACAGCGCAAGAACCTCGATTTCAGCGCGTGGCGGTCGgagctggagaagaagaaggccgAGTTCCCACTGGGCTACAGAACGTTCGGCGAGGAGATCCCGCCGCAGTACGCCATCCAGGTGCTCGACGAGGTGACCAACGGGGAAGCCATCGTCGCCACGGGCGTCGGGCAGCACCAGATGTGGGCGACGCAGCACTACACCTTCAGGAGGCCCAGGCAGTGGCTCTCGTCCGCCGGGCTGGGCGCCATGGGCTTCGgcctgccggccgccgccggcgccgcggtggcCAACCCGGGCGCCACCGTGGTCGacatcgacggcgacggcagcctCCTAATGAACATCCAGGAGCTCGCCATGGTCCGCGTCGAGAACCTGCCGGTGAAGGTGATGGTGCTGAACAACCAGCACCTGGGCATGGTGGTGCAGTGGGAGGACAGGTTCTACGACGCCAACCGGGCGCACACCTACCTCGGCAAcccggcggcgaacggcggcggcgaggtgtaTCCGGACTTCGTGGCGATCGCCGGAGGCTTCGGCATCCCGGCGGCCCGCGTGACGAGGAAGGGCGaggtccgcgccgccgtcgaggagaTGATGGCGGCGCCGGGGCCGTACTTGCTGGACGTCGTCGTGCCTCACCAGGAGCACGTGCTGCCGATGATCCCCAGCAATGGCGCTTTCAAGGACATTATCGTCGACGGTGGTGGTCGCCGGACATGA